The region AGTTCCGATGGAATGTGGATAAGCGTGAGGGATGGGTGCTGTATAAGGAGCCAACCGAAGCGGCAAAGGCCTTGTATTGTGCTAAGCACACCTTAAATGGCCAAACTTTTTTTCTGCGCGCCAGCAGATCGTGGGAACaaccggaggaggaggaggaaccGGGCAGACTAAGTGGCTACGATTTGCCCATAGTCGATGACGTTTGGCGCAAGGTTCTGGACTACCTGCCTCTGGACAGTCGTCTCAACTTTGCTGCCAGCTGCCAAAGATTCCAGGGCATCTACGAACTGGAATCCCAACGACTGAGCATTGTCCTTAAAATGCAGGATGCCTGCACGTTGACGGCCTGGGGCATGAAGCGACTGATGCGGCTTTCAGGAAAGTACATTCGCCGTGTGGAAGGTGGACCGCTTCATCCGCGTTGGTCGCACTTGAAACAATTTGTCCAGCTACTGGGTGTCAGTTGTCCGAATCTAGCAGAACTTTGCCTACATCGAATACCGCTTAATCCGGACCACATGGCTTACCTATTTCTAAACAGCACTGGTTTGGATAAGTTAATCAACCTCTCGCTGCGCCGATGTGAAATGACAGATAAACATCTGCTCTGCTTGGGATCGCTTACTAACCTGCGGACTCTGGATCTTGGAGAAAACCCAGGGCTTCTAGGTGGCACCTTGGGAACTCTGCCGCCTTCTCTGGAGATTCTAAAACTTTCAGGCTGCGAGAATCTTGAGCCAACGCGTCTTTCTAATCTGTGTGCTCTGCCTCTCCTCCGCGAGCTGCGCTGCAGTGAGATACACATGCGCAATTTTAACCGCGACTGGATAGACGAGGAGGAGATGGCTGCGCTGGATGCAGACGAGCATGTGTATCGGAAGCTGGTGAAGAGCTGTCCAATGCTGGAGGTCCTCGAGATATCGGTATGCCCATATATGGACGAGAAGAAATTGGGCGGTTTATCGCATTTGCGCACCTTGGTACTTCGT is a window of Drosophila biarmipes strain raj3 chromosome 3R, RU_DBia_V1.1, whole genome shotgun sequence DNA encoding:
- the LOC108023308 gene encoding uncharacterized protein LOC108023308, which gives rise to MFRIPKPNIRNFYVQDGVAYTEDRTIVRRLKICTLFPFPSESLKKYLSSFGTIEEFRWNVDKREGWVLYKEPTEAAKALYCAKHTLNGQTFFLRASRSWEQPEEEEEPGRLSGYDLPIVDDVWRKVLDYLPLDSRLNFAASCQRFQGIYELESQRLSIVLKMQDACTLTAWGMKRLMRLSGKYIRRVEGGPLHPRWSHLKQFVQLLGVSCPNLAELCLHRIPLNPDHMAYLFLNSTGLDKLINLSLRRCEMTDKHLLCLGSLTNLRTLDLGENPGLLGGTLGTLPPSLEILKLSGCENLEPTRLSNLCALPLLRELRCSEIHMRNFNRDWIDEEEMAALDADEHVYRKLVKSCPMLEVLEISVCPYMDEKKLGGLSHLRTLVLRAVALEPEPYQVDNSMLMALVEVDSLRHLEFRQASPGFVDAVGLKIISQLKELRTLVLRNQHFKADELRELRKLNALEFLDLSDSPHLSNEIIAELAKTLGKLRRLKIKRCPLISQRLTEILREKHLLEVDV